A region of the Romboutsia hominis genome:
CATCTGTTAAGTAACAAGTTTCTATTATTACTTTAACTAAAGCTTCTTTATTAGCTGCATCTACTACTGCTTTTATATCTTCATATACTAAGTCGTAGTTTTTATCTTTTAATGCACCTATATTTATAACCATATCTACTTCGTCTGCACCTTTAGCTATAGCATCTCTTGTTTCAAACGCTTTAACTTCTTTAGTGTTAGCTCCTAAAGGGAAACCTATTACTGTACAAACTTTTACATCGCTTCCTTCTAATTCTTTTTTAGCAAGCTCTATGTTAGTTGGATTTATACAAACTGAAAAGAATCCATATTCTTTTGCTTCATTACAAACCTTTATTACTTCTTCTTTTGTAGTTACAGCTTTTAATACTGTATGGTCTATCATTTTTGCTATTTTACTCATTTCAAATTCTCCTTTTTTCTACACAAATATTTATATTATTCCATATTATGTTAGCATATTATGAGCATCATATAAACTTATTTTTTCCTTAGAACAATTTAAAATTCATAGCTCTTTAATTTCAATTTGTATTTTGTATCCAGCTCACATATATAATCATATCTATATAGTTTTTGTTTAACAAGTAGGCACTTTATTTATATATAGTTTCAAAAAATATATACAGTACCTAAAAATATATATGGTATCAAAAAATATACTGTAAGGTTTTTACAATAATTTATTTATGATATAATAAATAGGTCTTCATTTTTAAAATTTTGAAGGAATACTTTTTAGAGATCATATATAGGAATTATATCTCCCCCATTTAAAATGAATGTAATTTCTTATTTGATATAAAAAGTCTTAAGTTAGATATTTCATAGAAATACTTTATGATAAGTCTATATGACTATATTTTAATATTTTTTAGAAGTTTTTCTATGCTATTTATATAGAAAGAGGTGTATATATGATTCATACTCAATGTCACATGAGTCATAGATGTGCAAAATTTGAAACTTGCCCTATGACTTTATTTCATAAATTAGTTTCTGGTAAATGGAAAATTTTAATACTTTGGTATCTAAGTAGTGGTCCCCTTAGATTTAGTGAGATAAAAAGAAAGCTTCCTGATGTTACTCAAAAAATGCTTACAAACCAACTTAGAAGTTTAGAAGATGATGGACTAGTTCATAGAGAGGTGTATCCTGTTATACCTCCTAAAGTCGAGTATAGTTTGACAGATCTTGGAGAAAAATTACTTCCCCTTCTTGAGCAGATGTACGAATATGGAGTGGAATATTCAAAAGCTATGAAAATATCTGCTACTAAGTAGATTTTTAATAAATACATAAATAATAAACTATATAACTAAAAAGGTAATCTCAATTTTGAGATTACCTTTTATTTATAATATAAACTAAAATTATTCAGCTATTAATTCTACCATATCTCCGTTTCTAACTGCTGCAGCGTTTCCTTCTTCAACGTCTACGTGCATTTCTAAAGCGAAGTTTGCATTAGCTCTTACTAATACATTTTCAAATACAACAGCTCTTGGTCCGAAAGTTCTAACTTTTACTATTTGCTTATCTTCTACACCGAAGTTTTTAGCATCTTCTAAGCTCATATGTATATGTCTAGATGCTACTATAACACCTTCTTGTAATTCAACTTCTCCAGCTGGTCCTACTAATTTAACACCAGGAGTTCCTGCTATATCTCCAGATTCTTTTATTGGAGCTTTTACACCTAAAGCAAATCCATCTGCTAAAGATATTTCAACTTGAGTGCTAGGTCTAGCTGGTCCTAAAACTCTAACTCCTTTTATAGTTCCTTTTGGTCCTACTAAATCAACCTTTTCTTCACATGCATATTGTCCTGGCTGAGATAATGGCTTGAAATGAGTTAACTCATGTCCTGCTCCGAATAATGTTTCTATATCAGCTTGACTTAAATGAACGTGTCTGTTTGATAAAGCTATTGGTAATTTCATAAAAAACCCTCCTACATAAATTTTGTATACAACATCCAATTATACATAAATTTTTTAATTAAATCAAATTCTTTTCTCAAAATTTGATAATTTTCTTAATATTATTTCTACTGAAATATTAGAAAACCCTTTTATTTTCATTCATAATTAGTATTTCAACTTTTACTTATCTTATTATAATTTTTTATTTATTTTAACCATATTAATATTAACTTTAAATATTAGTTTATATAAAAATTTTATATTGATAGTTTTTTTAATGAGTCAAAGTAACCAGGGAAAGATATATCTATACACTCTTTGTCATCTAATACTATATCTGTATCACAGATTAAATTAGCTATTGAAAATGCCATGGCTATTCTATGGTCTTTAAAAGTAGTTATACTAGCTCCATTTAGCTTAGTTTTTCCTTTTATAACCATTCCATCTTCTAGTTCTTCTATATCTGCACCCATTAATTTTAAGTTATCTACTACAGATTTTATTCTGTTACTCTCTTTTACTTTTAATTCTTTTGCATCTTTTATTATAGTTGTTCCTTCTGCTTGCGTTGCAAGTACTGCTATAACTGGTATTTCATCTATAAGCCTTGGTATTATAGTTTTATCTATTGTTGTAGCATTTAAATCTTTGCTGTACTTTACTAATAAATCTCCAACTAGCTCTCCTCCAACTAATCTTTGATTTATTA
Encoded here:
- the deoC gene encoding deoxyribose-phosphate aldolase; the encoded protein is MSKIAKMIDHTVLKAVTTKEEVIKVCNEAKEYGFFSVCINPTNIELAKKELEGSDVKVCTVIGFPLGANTKEVKAFETRDAIAKGADEVDMVINIGALKDKNYDLVYEDIKAVVDAANKEALVKVIIETCYLTDEEKVKACELAVKAGTDYVKTSTGFGTGGSTPADIKLMRETVGENIGVKASGGVRTAEDAKAVIEAGASRIGASASIAIVTGEDSIKSDY
- a CDS encoding winged helix-turn-helix transcriptional regulator — encoded protein: MIHTQCHMSHRCAKFETCPMTLFHKLVSGKWKILILWYLSSGPLRFSEIKRKLPDVTQKMLTNQLRSLEDDGLVHREVYPVIPPKVEYSLTDLGEKLLPLLEQMYEYGVEYSKAMKISATK
- the pduL gene encoding phosphate propanoyltransferase, translating into MKLPIALSNRHVHLSQADIETLFGAGHELTHFKPLSQPGQYACEEKVDLVGPKGTIKGVRVLGPARPSTQVEISLADGFALGVKAPIKESGDIAGTPGVKLVGPAGEVELQEGVIVASRHIHMSLEDAKNFGVEDKQIVKVRTFGPRAVVFENVLVRANANFALEMHVDVEEGNAAAVRNGDMVELIAE